The Venenivibrio stagnispumantis genomic sequence CAGCCGGCTTTTCTTGTTGGGATTGTTGCATTTCTACTTTGCTCTTTTAAGATATTGATAGATTGGACTACCATAAAAAATGCATGTTCTAAATTTATAAGTGCCGCTTCAAAATCTTTATCTTGAGTATTAAATCTTAGCTCTCTTACTTCTCTATATAGTTGGTCTACATTTGTGCCAAGTTGGAATGCAAGGGTAAAAACTCTTGCTATTAAATCATCTAATTTTTTTCTTTCTTTATTTGTCATTTTTTCCTCTTTTAGCTTATTATTGATTTTAATATTTTAACTCCATCTTCACTGCCAAGTAATATTTCACTTGCTCTTTCCGGATGCGGCATCAATCCGAAAACATTTTTATTTTTGTTGGTTATTCCGGCTATATTTTGCAATGAGCCATTAGGATTGCTATCTTCTGTTATATTTCCATTTTCATCACAATATCTTAATATTATCTGTCCGTTTTTCTCCATCTCTTCTAAAGTTTCTTCATCACAAAAATAATTTCCATCATGATGGGCAATAGGTATCTGTAATATTTCTCCTTTTTTTGTTAATTTTGTAAATGGTGTATCATTATTTTCAACTTTTAGATACTGTTTTTTACAGATAAATCTGCCGTGATTGTTAG encodes the following:
- a CDS encoding replication initiation protein, producing the protein MTNKERKKLDDLIARVFTLAFQLGTNVDQLYREVRELRFNTQDKDFEAALINLEHAFFMVVQSINILKEQSRNATIPTRKAG
- the purQ gene encoding phosphoribosylformylglycinamidine synthase I gives rise to the protein MRFAIAVYPGSNCDYDMYYVITQILKKDAQFVDYRETDLSKFDCVVIPGGFSFGDYLRPGAIASHTPLTNAIKEFAEKGKLVIGICNGFQILTESHLLPGALLPNNHGRFICKKQYLKVENNDTPFTKLTKKGEILQIPIAHHDGNYFCDEETLEEMEKNGQIILRYCDENGNITEDSNPNGSLQNIAGITNKNKNVFGLMPHPERASEILLGSEDGVKILKSIIS